TAATGAGGCAACTTTGTTATTAGTTCAGGTTATTGACCCAATTGCTTTTCAAAGTTTTTCAGGCTCAGAGGAATTAATTAATGAACAAGTGATTGTTCAAATTAGTGAGCAAGTTAAAGGGAATATGGAAGATTATCTCAAGACAGCTAAAGAGTTAGGTGTTAAAAATGTAAGTTATACAATTGAGTATGGCTCACCTAAAAGGATCATAGCTAAAGATCTAGCTGAGGAAAAGAAAATTGATTTAATTATGATCGGTGCTACAGGTTTAAATGCATTAGAGCGATTTTTTATGGGATCCGTTTCAAGTTATGTGATTCGTGAGGCCAGTTGTGATGTATTAGTTGTTCGAAAGAATAGTGAAAATAAGGTATAAGTAAAAAAAGTCGTTTTATCCATGTTATGTTACTGGATAAAGCGACTTTTTCTAATGAATTCAGTCTTTTTTTAGTTGATTTCCAACTGCTTTAGCAAGGTATTCAATCGTATAAAGGGCGGGAAGTTGAGAGGTAATATCAGCAGTATTTTTTACTTCTCTCGTAATATAATAAGGAATATTTACATCTGAAAGTTGTGCGACTGTAGATTTTGAGCTGTTTGTAATTGATAAAACGGAACTTTTACTAAAATTAAGATGGCTAATATAATGAATAATCTCGGGAGTTTCACCGTTAACTGATAAAGCTACAATACAAACTTTATCGGATAAGGAAGACGATAAAAAGTCAACAGGGTGATTGGTTGGATCCTCGATATGCAAGGCCATATTGAAAATAGATGAAAAGTAGAGTGCACCATACAAAGCCATTACGTTAGAAGAGCCTTCTCCAATAAATAAAATTAATTCTTTATCTTTAAGTAAATCAACGGCTTCTTTAATTTTACTTTGATAAAAAGGTTCGGTTGTTCGTTGTAAAAAATCAATATAACTCGTTTCATCGCTAATTTTTGAAGACGTTTTAAGTTGTTTTTGTTCTTTTAAATAGAGTTGCAACTTAATTCTAAACTCTGAAAAACCAGTACATTCAAATTGTTTACAAAAACGTAAAATACTAGTAGTACTAGTATGGGTAGCTTCTGCTAATTCGCGGATTTTCATTTTTGTGACAGCCTCAGAATGTTCAGAAATATATTTATATAAAGTTAAATCTAATGAAGTTAGGTCGGGTGTTTTATCAAGAAATAGCATGCTTTTAAGCCTCCAATATAGGGATG
This Carnobacterium maltaromaticum DSM 20342 DNA region includes the following protein-coding sequences:
- a CDS encoding universal stress protein, whose product is MKQEYKHILVAIDGSTESELAFQKAVQVAIRNEATLLLVQVIDPIAFQSFSGSEELINEQVIVQISEQVKGNMEDYLKTAKELGVKNVSYTIEYGSPKRIIAKDLAEEKKIDLIMIGATGLNALERFFMGSVSSYVIREASCDVLVVRKNSENKV
- a CDS encoding MurR/RpiR family transcriptional regulator, which gives rise to MLFLDKTPDLTSLDLTLYKYISEHSEAVTKMKIRELAEATHTSTTSILRFCKQFECTGFSEFRIKLQLYLKEQKQLKTSSKISDETSYIDFLQRTTEPFYQSKIKEAVDLLKDKELILFIGEGSSNVMALYGALYFSSIFNMALHIEDPTNHPVDFLSSSLSDKVCIVALSVNGETPEIIHYISHLNFSKSSVLSITNSSKSTVAQLSDVNIPYYITREVKNTADITSQLPALYTIEYLAKAVGNQLKKD